From Elaeis guineensis isolate ETL-2024a chromosome 16, EG11, whole genome shotgun sequence, a single genomic window includes:
- the LOC105059432 gene encoding heavy metal-associated isoprenylated plant protein 39 — protein MSGDAKKLVLKLDLHDDRAKKKAMKTVSSFEGINSLTMDMKEKKLTVTGTVDPVAVVRKLRKSWYAEISSVGPAKEENKKEEPKKEEPKKGENKPTNPWPGNPNAIVYYYVPAAEENPMACAIL, from the exons ATGTCTGGAGACGCCAAG AAGCTTGTGTTGAAATTGGATTTGCACGATGACAGGGCCAAAAAGAAGGCTATGAAAACAGTCTCCAGCTTCGAAG GGATTAATTCCCTCACCATGGACatgaaagagaagaagttgacgGTGACTGGAACTGTGGACCCAGTTGCTGTCGTGCGCAAGCTAAGAAAATCCTGGTATGCCGAAATTTCTTCGGTCGGGCCAGCCAAAGAAGAGAACAAGAAAGAGGAGCCCAAAAAGGAGGAGCCCAAGAAGGGTGAGAACAAGCCAACCAATCCATGGCCAGGAAATCCTAATGCGATTGTGTATTACTACGTTCCGGCTGCTGAGGAGAATCCAATGGCTTGTGCGATCCTTTAG